The window ATGATATATTTCTTTGAGAAAATTAGCCGTTTTTTATCAAATATAGTGGAAAATCCTCAATGTCAGTCTTTTATCCCATCATATATTTGTACCACCACCAAAAATCTATTTTCCTTCATTATAAAATGACAAATAGTGTGCTATTGCGTCCTTATTTTTGATCGTTTTTGCTCAAATCCTAATATGTAGAAACCTGAATTTTTGACATACTTACTTACGCAACAGGTCTTATCTATAATACACGCCATATCTAGAAAATGCCATTACATATTCTCCAAAAGCAAGCGAACGCTGTAACTTATTGGTTTTTATAAATTTTTGATCAATAAGTTTACGACATAATGGACATTCCTCATTTTCCATACGAATTGATTCAACCATACAATTCTTATGAAATTGGTGCATAGAATGACAGGGTAATATGACTATATCGTTAGGATTTGAAAGATTCATATATGCCAAGCAAATAGGACACTCCTTTAAGTATAAACTATCTTCCATAAAAGAATCATCAACATGTTTACGACATAGTGGACATTCCTCATTTCCCATACGAATTGATTCAACCATACAATCCTTATGAAATTGGTGCGTAGAATGACAGGGTAATATGACTATATTTTCAGAATTTGAAAGACATAAATCTTGAAAGCAAATAGAACATTCTGAAGATAATAATTCTTTTAGATGATGATGTCTAGATATAACCGCCATCATTAAAGGAGTATAGCCGTGTTTATTCACTTTAAATTTATCAGCTCCATTGTCTAATAAAATCTTAACTGTTTCATAATCACCCT is drawn from Cardinium endosymbiont of Culicoides punctatus and contains these coding sequences:
- a CDS encoding RING finger domain-containing protein, yielding MILYNFYVLLKKVRGSSLCAFVILLYVINSSCTRSLTYIHNVSSQLSEPVGSTLSISYSGQDAELKRALDLLKYKLEEVDHFGNTSLHKAAKKGDYETVKILLDNGADKFKVNKHGYTPLMMAVISRHHHLKELLSSECSICFQDLCLSNSENIVILPCHSTHQFHKDCMVESIRMGNEECPLCRKHVDDSFMEDSLYLKECPICLAYMNLSNPNDIVILPCHSMHQFHKNCMVESIRMENEECPLCRKLIDQKFIKTNKLQRSLAFGEYVMAFSRYGVYYR